In Papaver somniferum cultivar HN1 chromosome 1, ASM357369v1, whole genome shotgun sequence, a genomic segment contains:
- the LOC113346703 gene encoding uncharacterized protein LOC113346703 translates to MSILFWKHNIITELRELTYMSLQLGLVKLLLVKGETEQASSTFKIVLEGNPKNVPMRFLVRHVFSSALTVTQSLWTYIICLFYALCGCCHQHVSVTTNLDSLKKPANFEAS, encoded by the exons ATGAGTattttgttttggaaacacaatATTATAACAGAGCTTCGAGAATTGACATACATGAGCCTTCAACTTGGGTTGGTAAAG CTTTTACTGGTCAAGGGTGAAACAGAACAAGCATCTTCAACGTTTAAGATTGTGCTGGAAGGAAATCCTAAGAATGTGCCTATGCGCTTCTTGGTCAG GCATGTGTTCAGTTCAGCCTTAACCGTTACACAGAGTCTTTGGACTTATATAATATGTTTGTTCTACGCATTGTGTGGATGTTGCCATCAACAT GTCTCTGTCACTACAAACTTGGACAGTTTGAAAAAGCCTGCAAACTTTGAAGCTTCTTAA